The Mycolicibacterium hassiacum DSM 44199 genome includes a window with the following:
- a CDS encoding alpha/beta hydrolase has product MPLSLTFDVSDAIGSGEHLTQAAWAFLPEIPAKAPAVLVCLAGGLYDKHYWHMEIPGYPGYSFGEHMANAGYIVIAVDHLGVGESTDPVSSGELGLELLATGDAEVVRQIRSKAAAGTLIGGLAPVSLPVVGVGHSMGACLTTMVQARYTVYDAVALLGYGVQITNVYEQDADAEDLEARVQQTMQAARQLSGVEPGDTHMIAPPRDYLKNMFYAGEVPQEVIDADTAVQSRVPVRAVAEVTTPGFVEKYTPQVTVPVFLAFGAAIDVSPNPYAEPANYTGSPDVTLHLVPKSGHCHNFASHRGALWDRIAKWAPTVV; this is encoded by the coding sequence ATGCCGCTTTCGCTGACGTTCGATGTCTCCGATGCCATCGGCAGCGGCGAACACCTCACCCAGGCGGCCTGGGCATTTCTACCCGAGATTCCCGCGAAGGCGCCTGCCGTCCTGGTGTGTCTGGCCGGCGGCCTCTACGACAAGCACTACTGGCACATGGAGATTCCCGGTTATCCCGGCTACAGCTTCGGCGAGCACATGGCGAACGCGGGCTACATCGTCATCGCGGTCGACCATCTCGGTGTCGGCGAGAGCACCGATCCGGTGTCGTCGGGAGAGCTCGGCCTGGAGTTGCTCGCCACCGGAGATGCCGAGGTCGTCCGGCAGATACGTTCGAAGGCGGCCGCGGGCACACTGATCGGGGGGCTCGCGCCGGTGAGTCTGCCCGTTGTCGGGGTCGGCCACTCGATGGGAGCTTGTCTGACCACGATGGTGCAGGCCCGCTACACCGTCTACGACGCCGTGGCTCTCCTCGGATACGGCGTGCAGATCACGAACGTCTACGAACAGGATGCCGACGCCGAGGACCTGGAGGCCCGGGTGCAGCAGACCATGCAGGCCGCGCGACAACTGTCGGGAGTTGAACCCGGTGACACCCACATGATCGCGCCGCCGCGCGACTACCTGAAGAACATGTTCTACGCCGGCGAGGTCCCCCAGGAAGTGATCGACGCCGACACTGCGGTGCAGAGCCGGGTACCGGTACGGGCGGTCGCCGAGGTCACCACCCCTGGATTCGTCGAGAAGTACACCCCACAGGTGACCGTTCCGGTGTTTCTGGCCTTCGGCGCCGCCATCGACGTCTCACCGAACCCCTATGCCGAACCCGCCAACTACACCGGTTCCCCGGACGTGACGCTGCACCTGGTGCCGAAGTCGGGGCATTGCCACAACTTCGCCAGCCATCGTGGCGCGCTGTGGGACCGCATCGCGAAATGGGCGCCGACGGTCGTGTGA
- a CDS encoding NAD-dependent epimerase/dehydratase family protein has protein sequence MAAKLVIGASGFLGSHVTRQLIDRGDRVRVMVRRTSSTKAIEDLDVEYHYGDIFDDAALRTAMDGVDDVFYCVVDTRAWLRDPTPLFRTNVDGLRHVLDAAVGANLHRFVFTSTIGTIGIRHDGQPATEADAMNWADAGGGYIKSRVAAEELVMRYAAERDLPAVAMCVSNTYGPGDYGRTPHGSLLAAAAVGKMPVYVKGIANEVVGIEDAAAAMLLAAEKGRPGERYIISERFMTARELYTTAAEYGGVRPPRFGIPLAAAYAAGYLGDAAAALLRRDMLLTSLSVRLLHIMSPLDHSKAVRELGWQPKPIHESIRKAVEFYQARLAKQPTR, from the coding sequence GTGGCAGCGAAACTGGTGATCGGCGCGAGCGGCTTCCTCGGGTCGCATGTGACACGCCAACTCATCGACCGTGGTGACCGGGTACGGGTCATGGTGCGGCGCACCAGTTCCACCAAGGCCATCGAGGATCTCGACGTCGAGTACCACTACGGCGACATCTTCGACGACGCCGCACTGCGCACCGCCATGGACGGCGTGGACGACGTGTTCTACTGCGTCGTGGACACCCGGGCCTGGCTGCGCGATCCGACACCGCTGTTCCGCACGAATGTCGACGGTCTACGCCACGTCCTGGACGCTGCGGTCGGCGCGAACCTGCACCGGTTCGTGTTCACCAGCACCATCGGCACCATCGGGATCCGCCACGACGGACAGCCGGCCACCGAAGCCGACGCCATGAACTGGGCCGACGCCGGCGGCGGCTACATCAAATCCCGCGTCGCCGCCGAGGAACTGGTCATGCGCTACGCGGCCGAACGCGATCTGCCCGCGGTGGCGATGTGCGTCTCGAACACCTACGGTCCCGGGGATTACGGTCGGACACCGCACGGTTCCCTGCTCGCCGCTGCGGCCGTCGGCAAGATGCCGGTGTACGTCAAGGGGATCGCCAACGAAGTGGTCGGCATCGAGGATGCCGCGGCGGCCATGCTGCTGGCGGCCGAGAAGGGCCGCCCCGGCGAGCGCTACATCATCTCCGAACGGTTCATGACGGCACGCGAGCTGTACACCACCGCAGCCGAATACGGCGGGGTCCGGCCGCCCCGATTCGGGATTCCGTTGGCGGCGGCCTACGCCGCCGGATATCTCGGCGACGCGGCGGCCGCACTCCTCCGCCGCGACATGCTGCTGACCAGCCTCTCCGTCCGCTTGCTGCACATCATGTCCCCGCTCGACCACAGCAAGGCGGTACGCGAACTCGGCTGGCAACCGAAACCCATTCACGAGTCGATCCGCAAAGCGGTGGAGTTCTACCAGGCGCGGTTGGCCAAGCAGCCGACACGCTGA
- a CDS encoding phosphotransferase: MTVVTQEDSAETTVVVEWVERELGGRVTALERQARWRPTWFVDVDRDGENLALVVRGERGAGIPLQFPLRHEMSFQRVMHEQGIRVPRVYGWIDELTAYVMDHAEGRPDFEGLTTEQRDAVMRDYMAELARLHRLPLEPFIEAGIERAPTPAESGRLGMRRFEEVWRAGKNAPNPLLEFMLGWLKRNPVDSRGRESAIVWDSGQLHQKDGRLIALLDVEIGHIGDPMMDLAAPRMRDTVLHFGDFNKLYEEYERAGGYPVDIDAVQLHHIAFTLSNELAFRNSLNDPSPDSDYMTNLHWCSETNLHAIEALAERLGIELEAPELPDAAPSRAAVAHRQLIGMLRNTVVDDDYTRYRLRVAFRLARYLQRESEIGAAIENADLDDLVPLLGYRPRNWQDGDAALEQFVLDDDGRHDEELCRLFYRRLLRHKATLGPPGSAMVAHHVCQPFTEYPVRNP, translated from the coding sequence ATGACTGTTGTCACACAGGAGGATTCGGCGGAGACGACCGTCGTCGTCGAATGGGTGGAACGGGAACTGGGTGGCCGGGTGACCGCGCTCGAGCGGCAGGCGCGCTGGCGGCCCACGTGGTTCGTCGACGTCGACCGGGACGGCGAGAATCTCGCGTTGGTGGTGCGCGGCGAGCGCGGCGCCGGGATTCCCCTGCAGTTTCCGCTACGGCACGAGATGTCGTTCCAGCGGGTTATGCACGAACAGGGCATCCGGGTGCCGAGGGTGTACGGGTGGATCGATGAGCTGACCGCCTACGTCATGGACCATGCCGAGGGCAGGCCCGACTTCGAGGGGCTCACCACCGAGCAGCGCGACGCGGTGATGCGGGATTACATGGCGGAGCTGGCGAGGCTGCACCGCCTGCCGCTGGAACCGTTCATCGAGGCCGGCATCGAGCGGGCCCCCACACCGGCCGAGTCGGGGCGGCTGGGAATGCGGCGCTTCGAAGAGGTCTGGCGCGCCGGCAAGAACGCGCCGAACCCACTGCTCGAGTTCATGCTCGGCTGGCTCAAACGCAATCCGGTGGACAGCCGTGGCCGCGAGTCGGCGATCGTCTGGGACTCCGGTCAGCTGCATCAGAAGGACGGCCGGCTCATCGCCCTGCTCGATGTCGAGATCGGGCACATCGGGGATCCGATGATGGATCTCGCCGCACCCCGGATGCGAGACACGGTCCTGCATTTCGGCGATTTCAACAAGCTCTACGAGGAGTACGAGCGTGCCGGCGGATACCCCGTCGACATCGACGCCGTGCAGTTGCACCACATCGCCTTCACCCTGTCCAACGAGCTGGCGTTCCGCAACTCGCTCAACGATCCGTCCCCGGACTCGGACTACATGACGAACCTGCACTGGTGCAGCGAGACGAACCTGCATGCGATCGAGGCGCTGGCCGAACGGCTCGGCATCGAACTCGAGGCACCCGAGCTGCCGGATGCGGCGCCGTCCCGGGCGGCGGTGGCGCACCGGCAGCTGATCGGGATGCTGCGCAACACCGTCGTCGATGACGACTACACGCGGTACCGGCTGCGGGTGGCCTTCCGCCTCGCGCGCTACCTGCAGCGCGAGAGCGAGATCGGGGCCGCGATCGAGAACGCCGACCTCGACGATCTCGTCCCCCTGCTCGGATACCGGCCGCGGAACTGGCAGGACGGCGACGCGGCCTTAGAACAGTTCGTGCTCGACGACGACGGGCGCCACGACGAGGAACTGTGCCGGCTGTTCTACCGCCGACTGCTCCGGCACAAGGCCACCTTGGGGCCACCGGGATCGGCGATGGTCGCCCACCACGTCTGTCAACCGTTCACCGAGTACCCGGTTCGCAATCCGTAG
- a CDS encoding cupin domain-containing protein, translating to MRRVVAGTGDDGRSKVLSDGRPETVVHQAPGALPQVLTGGWQGSQLQPGEAVVHLLWSFDAVPTPPSVDARPPTDASFAAPPGATKWIVTEMGPDLEVPMHKTATVDYGIVLAGEVRLGLETGSVDLSAGDAVVVGGVRHCWHAGPRGCVIATVLVGLPDGYHPENVPGGS from the coding sequence ATGCGCAGAGTGGTGGCGGGCACCGGGGACGACGGCCGGTCAAAGGTGCTGTCCGACGGCCGCCCGGAGACCGTGGTGCACCAGGCCCCGGGCGCGCTGCCGCAGGTGCTCACCGGGGGATGGCAAGGGTCGCAGCTGCAGCCCGGGGAGGCCGTCGTCCACCTGCTGTGGTCGTTCGACGCCGTCCCGACGCCACCGTCCGTTGACGCCAGGCCACCGACGGACGCCTCGTTCGCCGCGCCGCCCGGTGCCACCAAGTGGATCGTCACCGAGATGGGTCCCGACCTCGAGGTGCCCATGCACAAGACCGCCACGGTCGACTACGGAATCGTCCTCGCCGGCGAGGTGCGGCTGGGTCTGGAGACCGGATCGGTCGACCTGTCGGCCGGCGATGCGGTCGTCGTCGGGGGCGTGCGCCATTGTTGGCATGCGGGCCCGCGCGGCTGCGTCATCGCGACCGTCCTCGTCGGCCTGCCCGACGGCTACCACCCTGAAAACGTTCCAGGAGGAAGTTGA
- a CDS encoding Zn-ribbon domain-containing OB-fold protein: MTTAEQPPVPVPDPDTAPFWEGLRNGKLMLCRCDDTGRWIHPPLERSRFTGGPVHFEEVSGNGSIFSFIVVRQALVPGRTPPYVIGLVELDEQPGLRINAVIDADPAAVRIGARVRLRIAELGGFRIPEFVLCE; this comes from the coding sequence GTGACCACCGCAGAGCAACCGCCCGTTCCGGTGCCCGATCCGGACACCGCCCCGTTCTGGGAGGGACTCAGGAACGGCAAGCTCATGCTGTGCCGCTGTGACGACACCGGAAGGTGGATTCACCCGCCCCTGGAACGCAGCAGATTCACCGGCGGGCCGGTGCATTTCGAGGAAGTCAGCGGCAACGGGTCGATCTTCAGCTTCATCGTCGTGCGGCAGGCGCTGGTTCCCGGCCGGACGCCTCCCTACGTGATCGGGCTGGTGGAACTCGACGAGCAGCCGGGGCTGCGCATCAACGCCGTGATCGACGCCGATCCCGCAGCGGTCCGCATCGGGGCACGGGTGCGGTTGCGCATCGCCGAGCTGGGTGGTTTCCGGATACCGGAATTCGTCTTGTGCGAATGA
- a CDS encoding thiolase C-terminal domain-containing protein → MSTAIVGIGRTAYSRDSGRTTRAMAVEACRDAIEDAGLSPAEIDGICTYMVNDSAQPMDVGWALGIDELAWANAMYGGGNLVADQIATAAAVIEAGMCRTVLVYRSLNGRSGHRFGHVAAPMRVADHEQFDTVSGYLVPPQWFAMWARRHQHEYGSTCEDLGHIAITQRKHAGPNEHALRREPLTMDDYLASRWINEPFRVLDCTSEVDGAVAILLAGADVAADTRQHPVWLVGSANSQSGAGWTQWDDPTEMYARTVGPKIWQRTGLRPADMDVACMYDCFTYTVMATMEGYGFCEKGGVGEYFASGRATYGGDVVVNPHGGLLSEGYIHGLNHHYEAALQLRHAAGVRQVVDAQLALVTAGGGPYGGANIYSREKP, encoded by the coding sequence ATGAGCACAGCGATCGTCGGGATAGGCCGGACCGCCTACTCCCGTGACTCCGGACGCACCACCCGGGCGATGGCGGTCGAGGCGTGCCGTGACGCGATCGAGGATGCCGGGCTGTCGCCGGCCGAGATCGACGGTATCTGCACCTACATGGTGAACGACTCCGCGCAGCCGATGGATGTCGGCTGGGCGCTGGGCATCGACGAACTCGCCTGGGCCAACGCGATGTACGGCGGCGGGAACCTGGTGGCCGATCAGATCGCCACCGCGGCCGCGGTGATCGAAGCCGGCATGTGCCGGACCGTGCTGGTGTACCGGTCGCTCAACGGCCGCTCCGGACATCGGTTCGGACACGTCGCGGCACCGATGCGGGTTGCCGATCACGAGCAGTTCGACACCGTCTCGGGGTATCTGGTTCCGCCGCAGTGGTTCGCCATGTGGGCCCGCCGGCACCAGCACGAGTACGGGTCGACGTGCGAGGACCTCGGCCACATCGCGATCACCCAGCGGAAGCACGCCGGTCCGAACGAGCACGCACTGCGCCGGGAACCGCTGACCATGGACGACTATCTGGCTTCCCGCTGGATCAACGAACCGTTCCGGGTGCTGGACTGCACCTCCGAGGTCGACGGCGCGGTGGCGATCCTGCTGGCCGGTGCGGATGTCGCGGCCGACACCAGGCAGCATCCGGTGTGGCTGGTGGGGTCGGCGAACTCGCAGAGCGGCGCGGGTTGGACGCAGTGGGACGATCCGACCGAGATGTACGCGCGCACCGTCGGGCCGAAGATCTGGCAGCGGACCGGGCTGCGGCCGGCCGACATGGACGTCGCGTGCATGTACGACTGTTTCACCTACACGGTGATGGCCACGATGGAGGGCTACGGGTTCTGCGAGAAGGGCGGCGTGGGGGAGTACTTCGCCTCGGGGCGCGCTACCTACGGAGGCGATGTGGTGGTCAACCCGCACGGTGGGCTGCTGTCCGAAGGCTACATACACGGCCTCAACCACCACTACGAGGCAGCACTTCAGTTGCGCCATGCCGCCGGAGTCCGCCAGGTGGTCGACGCGCAGCTGGCGCTGGTCACCGCCGGCGGCGGACCGTACGGCGGCGCGAACATCTACAGCCGGGAGAAGCCGTGA